A window of the Natronomonas salina genome harbors these coding sequences:
- a CDS encoding DUF7576 family protein, translated as MVDPTSDLGEDVTEDDAPRCEVCGEPIVSESTHRVVTWTEDDQVETAHFCDDDCRSDWDP; from the coding sequence ATGGTCGACCCCACTTCGGACCTCGGCGAGGACGTCACCGAGGACGACGCGCCGAGATGCGAGGTCTGCGGAGAACCGATCGTGAGCGAGTCGACACACCGGGTCGTCACGTGGACCGAGGACGACCAGGTCGAGACGGCCCACTTCTGCGACGACGACTGCCGGAGCGACTGGGACCCCTGA
- a CDS encoding SDR family oxidoreductase has product MSLNPPDLSGQTAFITGTTRGIGKALALSLAEQGCNIVSTGKTSEEDDYGEDKDLEGTIEQTARECREKGVEAYPIQLNVREEENVEAAAQEAIDHFGEVNIVINNASAIQMANVEDLPANRFDLLTDVNVRGTYLTTRAFIDHLKDVEEDAWILANAPPVTVDRAPGEAPYAWSKMGMSFITLSLATELGGYDIGCNSFWPVTAIDTRATRYFGMGTEDDWRTPQIVADTVLEMLGRDPAEFTGQAVYDEDFLKEAGVDDFSEYNLTEGDPAPMSAQMFDSSYERPE; this is encoded by the coding sequence ATGTCGCTGAATCCACCGGATCTTTCGGGACAGACCGCCTTCATCACCGGCACCACCCGCGGTATCGGGAAGGCCCTCGCGCTGTCGCTGGCCGAACAGGGCTGCAACATCGTCTCCACGGGCAAGACCAGCGAGGAGGACGACTACGGCGAGGACAAGGACCTCGAGGGCACCATCGAGCAGACCGCCCGGGAGTGCCGCGAGAAGGGCGTCGAGGCCTACCCGATCCAGCTGAACGTCCGCGAGGAGGAGAACGTCGAGGCCGCCGCCCAGGAGGCCATCGACCACTTCGGCGAGGTCAACATCGTCATCAACAACGCCAGCGCCATCCAGATGGCTAACGTCGAGGACCTGCCGGCGAACCGATTCGACCTGCTGACCGACGTGAACGTCCGGGGCACCTACCTCACCACCCGCGCGTTCATCGACCACCTCAAGGACGTCGAGGAGGACGCCTGGATCCTCGCGAACGCGCCGCCGGTGACCGTCGACCGCGCGCCCGGCGAGGCCCCCTACGCCTGGTCGAAGATGGGCATGTCGTTCATCACGCTCTCGCTGGCGACCGAACTCGGCGGCTACGACATCGGCTGCAACTCCTTCTGGCCCGTCACGGCCATCGACACCCGCGCGACACGGTACTTCGGGATGGGGACCGAGGACGACTGGCGGACGCCCCAGATCGTCGCCGACACCGTCCTCGAGATGCTGGGCCGCGACCCCGCGGAGTTCACGGGGCAGGCGGTCTACGACGAGGACTTCCTGAAGGAGGCCGGCGTCGACGACTTCTCGGAGTACAACCTCACCGAGGGCGACCCGGCGCCCATGTCCGCACAGATGTTCGATTCCAGCTACGAACGGCCGGAGTGA